Proteins encoded together in one Janthinobacterium tructae window:
- a CDS encoding TonB-dependent receptor, which yields MMIENVMSRSLRLMFAGGMALSMHAAYAQETTDGTMQRVEVTGSSIKRLASETALPITSIKADDFAKQGLTTAQEVLSTISMNQSSQSSSQSVGSGTGGQSVADLRGIGGDKTLVLLNGRRIASHPFNGSSVDLNIIPISALERVEVLRDGASAIYGTDAIGGVINFITKRSVKGGSVTVEHYEPQKAGGGDESRLNLSGGYGDLNKDGFNVFGVVDVHRQSALSTADRSFSKSGYIPSKGVDNLSGTTFPANFYDTGNGLIGNPAFAGGCVGENLYKNTSGKSTCAMDVTPFIQAIPKTQQESFLGKASFKLNQDHLATIEYLHSRSTNEARISPPPMSNIGILMSSSSPYYPGGSGGVPAVAGLSGAPLDISWRPVASGQRSGFDTSTSDRLVLASEGVLGAWDYNVGLSYSVSKATSAFTGGYLNDQRIIDGIGNGILNPFGAQSSAGDAYLKDSVLKGEYLSAKMTSTAVDAKVSRELFNLPAGAVGFAVGTEFRNDKAEYNVNRDLAGQASSSGYAEAQNQSGSRNIAAIFSELSIPVVKDLELSLAARYDHYNDVGGSFNPKVGVRWQPTSQVLLRSSYNTGFRAPTLYDLHGPQTKTFTANKYDDPRLCPGGVAIPGANSNVACGAQQYIRSGGNPDVGPEKSKTFSAGIVIEPTKSLTVSLDYFQIKLRDKIGTVAEQTLFDNYAKYQNNFIYTADGKLDYVLATLGNLGEMHTSGIDLGLNWKLPRSQYGNFTFAFDGTWVQKYEYQNERGGEFVQNVGVYGDNAPVFRWRHNASLQWNMDKWNATLSNKYMSGYRDQNYVDPQFEQSVKAYSVWSLSGAYSGFKNTEVTVGVKNLLNEDPPFSNQIGTFQSGYDPRYTDPLGRTFYVRATYKF from the coding sequence ATGATGATAGAAAATGTAATGTCGCGCTCCTTGCGCCTGATGTTTGCTGGCGGCATGGCCCTGAGCATGCATGCCGCGTATGCGCAAGAAACAACAGATGGCACCATGCAGCGCGTGGAAGTCACCGGTTCGAGCATCAAGCGCCTGGCATCGGAGACAGCGCTGCCGATCACCTCGATCAAGGCCGATGATTTCGCCAAGCAAGGCTTGACGACGGCACAGGAAGTCCTGTCCACCATTTCCATGAATCAGAGCTCGCAAAGCAGCTCGCAATCCGTAGGCTCCGGTACGGGCGGCCAGTCCGTCGCCGACCTGCGCGGCATCGGCGGCGACAAGACCCTGGTCCTGCTGAACGGCCGCCGTATCGCCAGCCACCCATTCAACGGCTCGTCCGTCGACCTGAACATCATTCCGATTTCAGCCCTGGAGCGCGTTGAGGTGCTGCGCGACGGCGCCTCCGCCATCTACGGTACCGATGCCATTGGCGGCGTGATTAACTTCATCACCAAGCGTTCCGTCAAGGGCGGCTCCGTCACGGTCGAACATTACGAGCCACAAAAAGCGGGGGGCGGCGACGAGTCGCGCCTGAACCTGTCCGGCGGCTACGGCGATCTGAACAAAGATGGCTTCAACGTCTTCGGCGTGGTTGACGTACATCGCCAGTCGGCGCTGAGCACGGCCGACCGTTCCTTCTCGAAGAGCGGCTACATCCCAAGCAAGGGCGTGGATAACCTGAGCGGCACCACCTTCCCTGCCAACTTTTACGATACCGGCAATGGCCTGATCGGCAACCCGGCCTTCGCCGGCGGTTGCGTGGGTGAGAACCTGTACAAGAATACTTCGGGCAAGAGCACCTGCGCCATGGATGTCACACCATTCATCCAGGCCATCCCGAAAACCCAGCAGGAATCCTTCCTCGGCAAGGCCAGCTTCAAGCTGAACCAGGATCACCTGGCCACCATCGAATACCTGCACTCGCGCAGCACCAACGAGGCGCGCATCTCGCCGCCGCCGATGTCGAACATCGGCATCCTCATGTCGTCGAGCTCCCCTTACTATCCAGGCGGCAGCGGCGGTGTACCAGCCGTGGCGGGCCTGTCGGGCGCGCCGCTGGACATCAGCTGGCGTCCGGTGGCGTCGGGCCAGCGCAGCGGCTTCGACACCAGCACCTCGGACCGCCTGGTACTGGCTTCCGAAGGCGTCCTGGGTGCGTGGGACTACAACGTCGGCCTCAGCTACTCCGTCAGCAAGGCCACCAGCGCCTTCACGGGCGGCTACCTGAATGACCAGCGCATCATCGACGGTATCGGCAATGGCATACTGAACCCGTTCGGCGCGCAGAGTAGCGCTGGCGATGCGTACCTGAAGGACTCCGTCCTGAAAGGCGAATACCTGAGCGCGAAGATGACCAGCACCGCGGTCGACGCCAAGGTCAGCCGCGAGCTGTTCAACCTGCCGGCTGGCGCCGTCGGTTTCGCCGTCGGTACGGAATTCCGCAACGACAAAGCCGAGTACAACGTGAACCGGGATCTGGCCGGCCAGGCGTCGAGCTCCGGCTACGCCGAAGCGCAGAACCAGTCGGGCAGCCGCAATATCGCCGCCATCTTCTCGGAACTGAGCATTCCTGTCGTGAAAGACCTGGAACTGTCGCTGGCAGCCCGTTATGACCACTATAACGACGTCGGCGGCAGCTTCAATCCGAAGGTCGGCGTGCGCTGGCAGCCAACGAGCCAGGTGCTGCTTCGCAGCTCCTACAACACAGGCTTCCGCGCACCAACACTGTATGACCTGCATGGTCCGCAAACCAAGACCTTCACGGCCAACAAGTACGACGATCCACGCCTGTGCCCAGGCGGCGTCGCGATTCCTGGCGCCAACAGCAATGTCGCCTGCGGCGCGCAGCAGTACATCCGCTCGGGTGGCAATCCGGACGTCGGCCCGGAAAAATCGAAAACCTTCAGCGCCGGTATCGTCATCGAACCTACCAAGTCGCTGACCGTCTCGCTCGATTACTTCCAGATCAAGCTGCGCGACAAGATCGGCACCGTGGCCGAACAGACCCTGTTCGACAACTACGCAAAGTATCAGAACAACTTCATCTATACCGCTGATGGCAAGCTCGATTACGTGCTGGCCACCCTGGGCAACCTGGGCGAAATGCACACCTCGGGCATCGACTTGGGCCTGAACTGGAAATTGCCACGTAGCCAGTATGGCAACTTCACGTTCGCCTTTGACGGCACCTGGGTACAGAAGTATGAGTACCAGAACGAACGCGGCGGCGAATTCGTGCAAAACGTGGGCGTGTATGGCGACAATGCACCGGTATTCCGCTGGAGACACAATGCCTCCCTGCAATGGAATATGGACAAGTGGAATGCCACGCTGTCGAACAAGTACATGAGCGGCTACCGCGACCAGAACTATGTCGATCCGCAATTCGAGCAAAGCGTCAAGGCTTACTCGGTATGGTCGCTGTCGGGCGCGTACTCCGGCTTCAAGAATACCGAAGTCACCGTGGGCGTAAAAAATCTGCTGAACGAAGATCCACCGTTCAGTAACCAGATCGGCACCTTCCAGTCCGGCTACGATCCGCGTTACACTGATCCGCTGGGCCGCACCTTCTACGTGCGCGCCACGTACAAGTTCTAA